The DNA segment TTGAATGAATATAATACATTTGAACTGTCATACCAAACTGAGTTTGATTAAGCTAGTAAACAATATTCTCCAAATGTTTTCTATGCTTTGCCAAGTCTCCGCCTTTTCGCTTTAATCAAGTATAACAATTGATAAAGTTGGTTAAGTTATACTTCTTAAAGCATTCCCTTTATACTTCTTAAAGCATTCCCTTGATCTCAAAATAGCTAAAAACTCAGATGGTATACTATGATGTACCTGTGTTACCCTTCaagtgttctttgatgaaaacATGTACAACAATAATCAACATGCACTGCTATCTTTACACAGGTCAAACACCAACTTTGAGGAGCTGAGTCATGTCTTCATACTGCAAATAGTCTCCCCTGTCAAATTTTCAACATACACCCCGATTTTAGTATCCTCTCTTAGATGTTTTTTTAAGAACACTGAGAGACCACGATCTTCGCTTCCCGAGCTTTGTTGCAGCCTTTTAGCGACTTGTTATATACCATAACCATGATGTAAATTGgcccaacccgacccgtttggacCCATACCCAATCCGACCCATTTTAACCATTACCTAGTTGTTTATTCTTTACCCAGCCCCCTGCCTACTTTAAACCATTACCCCACCCCATTAACTTATACATCgaataaaagtaaaataaatatttttttgtaaaatgccAAGTAAGATTCAACAGTTCATAGTCCCTTCAGCATTTGTGTATTCAAAAGCCTCATTTTAGTCTTACACATGCATGAATATGGTCCCAGCAACAACCATGAGTATTGGATGTGAAAACCCTTTTCTGTTCGTTCTTAGAAAAATATTATAAACAACTAATGTGTTATATATAATTACAATTATATTCTAACTTTTCAAATAAAGGTATTAAGGACGATGTGTATTATAAATAGATGTGGTGCGACTTGTGACCCGTTTCACTTGTAACTAAGTTTTTTTGTTTTACTCATATGACCTGTTAGAACACCCTACTCGCATGTCTAATAACGATTTGATCTGAAAAAATTTAAAATTGTTGACAAAGAAAGTATAACATAATGTATGGGTAGGGGTATCCAATCATCTCTTACAGATATGCGTCCCAAACATCATAAATACTTTATTAATTAAAGGATAATGTTTCATGAAAGATAAGCTAACAACaaaaaaactaaaagaaaaaatGATAAACTAATCAAAAATCATTACTGCATGGTAAAAAAAGACATCCCTAATGGTGGAGTTGCAGACTTCTAAGCATTGGAATACGGACatataaaataacaatttttctTAATGTGATGTACCTTATTCTAGCATCGCCATCTCTGCTAGGGGTGAGTAAGTGACGACATGGCAAACTGAGGTGTACGGGTTCCCAAGATATTCCAGTAATCCATTTGTTGTGGCCCTGCAATATTGTAAATTTTATACATCAGTCCCCCAAAAAACATATGCATGCTCTTCATATACAAACCACGCTTTTAAACGCCTAAGTAAAACATAATCTAAAAAATTACAACTTTGAGGCGAGGCCTAGCCAAACCGCCTTGAATGCAGCACAGCGCACTCAATCGGAAAAAAACTGGGTAACGAGTTTAAAAATCTGCTAGAACCGGTTTGTAACAACTAAAATAGGTCTGAAACTGCCTAGAATACACATGTGCCTTGCTTGTCTCGGGCATAGAATTTGAAACTGAGCCCCCGGTGCATCATCATGAGTAGGATCTACGCCCATAGCACCTGTCCAAGCTTCATAAATCCTTGGTTAAGAGCAGGGAACCTTATCTTTCTATTGTTTTTCTGTCTGGTAAACAGTTAAATCGGCTTGGTTCAATAAACTCAGAATTCAATAAAAATTGGCTTACCAATCTAATTTGACGAACCAACTTCCTTCGCTTCTTTAAATTCGATCAAATTACCCTGCACAACCAACATACTTTGAGATAAAGTTCTTCAATTACCATTCAAATCAACAAACCATAAATAGTATTTTTTTACTTCAACACAACAGCTattgaaaataatcaaaattatAGCTTTTTAGCCACAAATCTCACAGATTCACTCTAAACTAAACAACAAAACTAAACATATCACAGTTAAAGATGGCATACTTGCAACTCCAACTTTTCACCAAATTGTGTTTTGACGGTAACAGAAAAAAGACAAATGTCACAAGATGTTTAAATAACACAAAAATCAATCCAAGGAAAATACTATATTGAAGAAGTAAATATTCAGAAGTACGTGGAAAATTTACCCTCACATACATTGTGGAAAATTTTCAGTCGTTGCTAATGCTAATGGTGGACGTTTCTTTATATGTTCCCGTATCTCAGTCAATGAAATATCTATAAAAACCATACAATGACATCAACAAAATGCACATACATATGGTTAATTGTTTTAAATGTTTGTCTTTAGCTCATTTTTCATATTAGTTTTTGTAGTCTTCTCAAGCTCAAAATTCCCTTGTCAAATCTAGCTAAAGAACTTTCAATCTCAACCAAATTAACTACATTAAATTCAATGGTTTTTCATTTTCATACAATAAACGAAACCTATGAAGCTGCTCAAATCAACACAAAGCCTTAACAGAGATGCCTTAACAATCACCATCCTCAGCCGTCATCGGTGTCTCAGTCGTTAGCCGATGAACCATAAATAACTTTTGTTGGGTCTATAGTACAAAGGACACACATCAGTCAGTTAATAATAGTCAGATACTCAATAAAATATCACTATTCCGGATCTGACACAACAAATACGAAACCTATACTcatataaaagtataaaaaaaggTATAAACTCACAGATTCACGGTGCCCTGTAAAACCATCGTCACCGTcacaagcttcttcaaccatttTTCTTCGAGAAAGTTCTCCGGTGGCGGCGTAAAGAAGATTCCTGGATGTTTGATTACCGCTAACTTTCGGGCGGTAAAAGGCAGTTAGGGCTTTTTCCGCTCAACACGGTTTTGACTTTTTGCATCCACAGGGGGTAGGTTAAGGATAACCAGCCATGATTTTTGTCCCTAAACAACAAACCTTATGAACATTTTATGGACTTATTTGCTAAAAAAAAGATGAATCAGATAAAATCGTTGATGCAAAATCATATGTGGAAAAGAAGAAAACTAACTTACCAAGATGATGAGCTCTTTAAGAGGAGGAGACGGTTTCGACGGTCGTTGGTGGTGTCATAAGTGGAGAAGGGGCGACGGAGAAACCACATCAGGGATTAGGGATGAGCTCTCACTTCTCTCTCTCTGCAAATGATAATGAAACAACAGTTGTGGGTGTATGGGGAATTGGGGTGAGCGGGAATTCAAAAATTGAATGGAAAAAATGGCCGCCCAAACATATTGTGTGAGTGAGGGTATAATTGtgattgtaaattatattgtgcttTAGAgggttgtacattgtgcattaagagTGTTTTTAGGAAATTTCAATTACATTAAGTAGtccttcctatatgcttattatatatagtatagatatagggaggggctcatgcgagaaccacccttattgtgataaccttgagaaccaatgtgaacacaacctaaaatagctaaaaaaacctaaaaaaacctaaaaaaaacctaacccccacctcccccccccccaaaaaaaaaacctaaacccccccacccccccccaagctaaatgctaaaaaaaacctaaaaaaaaacctaacaccaccccccccccccaaaaaaacctaaacccccctcccccaccccccaaaaacctaaccccccccccccccccaagctaaaatgctaaaaactaaaccccaaaaaacctaaaaaaatctaaaaaaaatttaaaaaaataaaaaaaaaatctaaaatttttttttgaattttttaataatttttatgttaaaatcactacttttagaagccaaaaaaaattttttttttaaaaaaaattaaaaattttttttctttttggcttcgaaaagtagcgatttttttataaaaaatattaaaaaattcaaaaaaagtattttttgtgtgatttttagctatttttaggcatttttggtgtgttcacattggttctcgcggttctcacaataagaggtggttctcgcatgatcttctccctatatatatatatatatatatatatatatatatatatgtatgtataggggaccgctaaactgaaaaccacctccagttgtaagaaccatgagaactttttgatccggggcgagctGGACCAAAGTTTTTTTTCATAAATGTAGATgcgtatattataaacacatttgtaaaaaaaaatgtcatcgtgtgtgtagttttgagcaccacaagtttgtgtttacgggtaccgtaacttttatttaaaatttacggtacccgtaaatacaaacttgtggtgctcaaaactacacacacgacatttttttttgaattttttttacaaatgtgtttataatacacgcatctgcGTTTATGAAAAattttttggtccaactcgccccatACGGTGTAgtttctcatggttcttacaactggaggtggttttcattttagcggtcccctatatatatatatatattatatagcgGAGGGTTATcttggttttttcatttgttctcacggttctcacataatttagcgttctcatttaaacccttccatatatatatatatatatatatatatactactttataaagcatataggaaggatagaaatggtcatttgccactttACAAGTCTTTGAAGCCCATTGTACAAACCTGTTAAGCACAAagtgttgaaaacttgttttcaacacCTGATGATACCCACGCGGATCTTACCGGATCAACTTGACCCGTTTTTTGTTTGATGGATCCAATATATTCTTATTATCACAGATCTAAACCACAATTTCATCCGCCGCTCCACAATTATTTCACTCTCTAAACCCTAGATCCTCCACCGCATAACTAAAGCACCTCCACCACACCTCCACCGCACCTCCACCTTTCATCCATGGAACCGGTCTTTGCCATCACCGTCTTCTCCCCTTTCATCCATGGAACCGGTACCGTTTTTTACCCTATTTtgtacgtttttttttttaatctttgtcagatctgtgataatacttttagatctgtgataatacttttagatctgtgaatctgtgataatacttttagatctgtgataatacttttagatctgtgttGGTTTTGTGATTATTTTAATGTTCTGTGAATGGATCAACATCGAGAGTATATATTTTTGTATTGGttagggtttttgtttttttGGAAATTTGAATATAGTTGAAGACGAAGACGGATGAACAGGTGAAAGAGAGAACACTGCGGCTTGGTTGAAGAACCTTCAAATTCAGCCTTAGTGGTACCGTTTTTTACCCTATctatagttttgtttgttaaattTTATATCATTTAAGTTTTTTATAAACATCAAGGCTGTTAAAGTGAAGAACAGTATATGAGGTTTAAATCACCAGTCTTGCAAAAATGCTAGAAAAGAATAGAAAAAACAACATAAATCTACACATTATAAGAAATCTACATATTAGTGAACTTGGTGCTGTTATTTGGTTTCATTTAAATTCATGTTAAGGTAAGTTAATTGGCATATTACTGTTACCCAACTTGACCCTGCGACACATCTGTTTTCCTATCTTTATTTGTATTAACCTAATTTTTTGGGCTCTTTATTTGTATTAACCTAATTTTTTGGGCTCTTCATTTAAATTCACTAAAAGGTACGTACTTTGTCAAGTTATTAATGTTTTTATGAGTAAAGACCTGGATCTGGATTTTCTTGTCAAGAATTGTTTATTagttttgtttcttttctttccttctttTATCTTACAAATAATGTTCGTTGCTTGCAGGCTTGCAATGAATTATGAAGTTAAGAAACTGAAAAAGCTTGCCCTGAAGAGGTAATATGACATTCTTTGGGGCTATTTTCGGTCATTAATCAAATTGGTAATATATGACATTCTTTGGGGCTATTTTTGGTCATTAATCAAAGAAAGCAATCAAGGTCTACTGAAAAAGCTTGCCATGAAGAGGTAATATGACATTCTTTGGGGCTATTTTCGGTCATTAATCAAATTGGCAAAATAAAAAATTGTGTAAAACTGTTACACCTCAAATGAGTTGAAGCAGGTTAATCAGTTGAAAAGCTAATTAAAGTGTATTGATTATTTGCAACGGTACGTGGTTTGACTAGATGTTTGTATTATTCTGGTTAGGTTTTGTTTTTCGTGTCAACACGGTCAACGAATATGTATCTTTTGatctgaaggaaatgctgaaggATGTGGTGAGAACCAAGACTTATCTAAACGTCATCTACAAGAAGAAATATTTAttcaaagaaaagattgttcttGACGTTGGTGCCGGGACCGGAATATTCTCCCTCTTCTGTGCAAAAGCTGGGGCAAAACATGTTTATGCTGTATGTATCTTTTTCTCGCTGTCATATGATTCAGATAACACTTAAATGctttttttgttgttgttaaTTTGACCTATATAGTAAACACTAATATGTTACGCTACTTGTTTGCAGATTGAGTGCTCACAGATGGCTGATATGGCACCAGATATTGTTAAGGCGAACGGTTTTTCAAATGGTAATTAACATCTTTAAAATTCAAGTTCTTACATTTTTTAAAATCTTGGTTTGACAAGTCAACTGATTTCTCATTTTTGCGCTTTAATGTCGCGGTTATAACTGTTTTGAAGGGAAAGGTTGAAGAAATCGACCTTCCAGTTCCACAAGTGGATGCTATTATTTTGGAATGGATGCGTTATTTTCTGTTATATGAGAATATGTTGAATACAGTTTTATATGCTCGTGATAAGTGGCTGGTAAGTTTCATTTactttttttggttttttaatttggtttttttgtttttaggtttggccagttttgcgactttcgtccaaaggcaTTTTCATCCAGCATTATGAATGTGGTGAAAGAGGTCATCTGTCAttggcatgccctaagaaacaaGCTTCTGATGTGGCGAATTCGATACAGGTGGCTAATGACATGGAAGTTGAGAAAGCTGACTTGGCAGTTGTTGGTAAGGAAGCGAGTGATAATGCTGATGCGGGTCGGGCTGGGCGTAGAGGAAGTATTTATCTTGATGGGCTTACAACCACTTTACACTTAGACGATTTGGACTACTTAATCGAATGCTTACAAAAATTGTTCGATGAAGTTAAGAAAGTGGGCCTCTTCCCATTCTACGAGCAAGTCGAGTTATTCACTGGACAAATCACAGACGTTACGTTCTTCGAATTACTTGAAAAATTTGGTGAAAATTGTCGTTTGGATGGATCGTACTTTTTGTGCAAACACAATCATATAAAAAAAGTCGCTAACATGTTGGAGAAAGTTCAAGGGCTCTCGCTTGAAGACCGGTTTAACTTCTGTTTTGCTCCAGTTAACATTCGGGATCCAAAGGCGATATTTACAAAGATTTGCTCAATCGTACTCTCAAAACGTGCCAGTTAGTTTAGCTATGGGGATGTCGAAGTCTTTTGCTAGAAACGATACAGAGTTGTTAGATCTTGAGAGTAAGCATCAAGTTGTATCTATGTGTATCTATGGCTGTCGAATCACTTCAAGGAGGAAACTTTTCAGTATGTGAAGAAAGCGGAGGCCATGGCGACTGATATTGCCGAGTTATTAGGTCAATCTCTTATTAAAGCGAACTGGAAACCGGAATCGAGAAATCAAGGGTTAAGCTGCAAGAACAGTAAGTCATTTTCTTTAAGTATATGATACGTTAAACATGATTTGCAATTGCATTATTCTAAAAGTTATTATCTCCGTTTCCTCCATATAAGCGGTCTCGTAGGGACGACGGTGGTTACGACGGACGCCGTGGTAGTCCTCGCGGTAGTTTCGGATCTGGTGATAGAAGGTTTGTAAACGGTTTTCactttttattaatattattattttttttattttctgtattACGCTATCTCATGGAAAACTATAGGTACAGACTATAGTGTCGAAATCTCACCATATATGAAGCTAATTTTAGTAAGCCAGTTGATTGACTAGGCTATTAGTTAATGTGCCTGTGAATTTGCTTTGTTTCTATTTATTTGTTAATCGAATATCATTATAATTGACTGTGTTTGTGTTAGTAGTGATTGTTCCAGGTTTGAGCTTCCATTGGGGAGTATAATGGCATTGTTTAATGGTCTGCTACCTTTGTGAAGAGATGCAGGAAGATTGCGAGTTAGTAGATTATGAGTGAGTGTGAGACTGAGAGTATTCATTCACCAGTTCTATATAATTGATTTTGAGTGAGAGTATTACTTCTACTATTCCAAATACTTGACCAAATACTTGAGTGTGAGTGAGTGTTGCATTCCATCTGTTCTATATGATTGATTTTGAGAGAGTTTTACTCCATCCATTCTAAATTACAGGAGCACTTTCCTGGTCTAATCATATAAGTACATAGGAAAGTGCTTTTATAATTTGGAAGGGGAGGAGTATTAATTGAAGGGGAGACTCGAAGTTGAAAAGGGGAGGCGCTGGTAATGTTTAGAAACAGGGAGACCGGAGACGGTTATTCACCTGAGTCAAAGCAGATGGTGTAATATTAAGTTTTTGATTTGATTGAATGCGGCTCTAAAAGTGTGGAATGAAACTTGAATGTACCAGTCTTGGTttgaatattccttcttcaggttGCGATAGCTCGCCAGTTCTATTTCAACTACACTACGCCAGATCAGTCTCGACAAGAAATATTTCACAGCGTCAAATTCATGTTTCACGCTCTCGCTCATCAAATCTCTGTTCGATCTCTCAGGTATAACTGTTTGTTTGTTCTCTAGATCTATACACACTTTTTTCATTGAATTAAATCCAAATGAAATCCATTATCATCGATGAATGTTCATCGATCTGTTGATTCATTCTAAAAGTTATGTGATTCAATCGTTAATTTTTCTTGTTCGGATCTCAGTATAAATAATTTGTTCGTGTTGAATACGATTTTGATCTTCAAAATCTATACGCAATCGTATTAAATTTATCGATGAGTGTTCTAGGTTTTTTGCATCAATatattgattttgattgattaaTTTTCAAAATGATGCGGTTGAGTGgttaattttgtttgtttttaacggTTATTAAGAATACAGGGTGAACGGTGAACTGAAACCATTCGACGAGAGTGAGTTTTTGAGAAGATGATTAAATTGATGATGATCAGATCTCGGTGGTTGGAGTTCCAGATGCGATTCCCGTCAAGTATATGGAGGGACTAATGGATGATGTTGAAAAATCAAATGAGATGGTCTAattgatcttttttttttttttttgttgaagatAGAAGATAGTTGCCCAGATTTGGTAACATCTGTTGAGGCTACCCAAATTCCGCTTCAAAACGAGCCTGCCTGTTAGGTATCTGTTTATGTTTCAGCTTCATTTGTGTTAACAGATTATTTTATGATCTGTTATAATTTATTGTTGATGCATCTATTCTGATTCTTATTCAGACCCACATACATCACTAAAGATTTTACTTATAATGATTTATGAAGGCAACCTGACACCAACCAGAAGCGGTATAAGGAGTAGGTCAAACGAGTTGTGTAATTGCTCAAATGGGTATTTTTTTTGGTATGGGCTAGGTTGACCCGCAAACATGTTTTAGTCCGTTTTTAACTTGTGTTAAACATGATTACATTAACAGGAATATTACAATATATGTGAAGCGGTTTCGCCTCCTTTGGATATTCtggattatttttatttttatttttattttttgtgctcATGAATGATATATAATTGGGTCAGCTGGATGTTTGGACAAATGAAAGAGAAGCTGTGGGATTAAAGGCCAACTTGACAACTTTAATCTTTGAAGTTCAATGTACAAAGTACCTGGAATTTTATTGGTTGTTTTTCAGTAGACACGTTACATGCTATAGACAATACATCTGTTCAATATAACTCCTGTTTTCTTTCGGTGACAATTTAATTAGGTAAACTGATGAGTGTTGAATGACCAACCATTACCTCTATTACTTATCTTGCAAATTTAACATGTGATAAAAGTTGTGCTAATAAAGTTAAAATTCATTTATCACTTGATCTcattaatctatactatattataaagcatatTGCAAGAACAACTTAAGATGGTTTGCCACTTTACTTAAAacacctttaaagcatgatgtacaactCTCTAAAGCACAATACCCTTTATACCTCTCCAATGATACCCTTTATACCCTCACTCTCTTGGGCCGGATTTTTGGCTTTCAAACAATACCCTCAATTGTTGGGCGGGGTTTTAAATTTCAAAGGCCCTGAACGTTTTTAGAAaacgtcaagcttcgccactactAAAGGCCTCATTGTAACTGATGATATGGTTAATCatttaaaactgtttatttacCCACATCTTTAAAACCCCTCGTAACATAACTAGAATCAcacaattttctttgttttcttctgaAGCCAGTAACCGGCCTTCGCACAATAACCACCAAAAGCCATCACAAAACCATCAATCGTCGCACACCACTGATTCTCTGCCGCTGAAGAAGGCCGCAACCGACCCTCACGTTCAGCTACACTGCCACCATCGTCGACGCACGCCACATCGGAAACTACAtccccgtacatagccctaaactcaccaacctaagtgatatgtttcccgccgcatcgcgcttttaatattttttataaaaaaatcgctacttttagtagccaattttttttttaatttttttagctttttttaggttttttgggggtttagtttttagcattttagcttgggggggggggtgggggtaggggggtttaggtttttttttttggggggggggtggtggGGGTTggatttttttagctattttaggttgtgttcacattggttcttgcggttccgcaataaaggtggttctcgcatgaaccttacccatatatacacacacacatatatatatatatatatatatatatatatatatatatatatatatatatacatatgtatacacatatatatacatatatatatatatacacacatatatatatatatacacatatatatatacatatatatatatatatatatatatatacatatgggTGAGGTTTctctacaaagtgtgttttttctacaaagtgtacGAAGTATTTTGTCCATTGGATGTGTTTGATCAATGGTTGAGATTAGTTgagtggcatttttgtaatatttgtgttttaattattgatttatttaatatgtgAGGGGCATTGTACTCATTAATCGTGTTTTAAATAAAGAAACTACCATCAGTTCCTTTATTCTAGCCATTTTTTCATTAATTAACCACCAAACTCTAAAATCATGGATCTAGACATCAACATGATTCAAGAACATTCAAACAATTAAGAACAATAACACTATAATCTATTCCAAAAAATGTTCATACGTTTTTTTTTTCGATCTGATTTGTTTACACTAGTGTGTTTACAGAATGCAAACTTTTATAATGGTGTGTTATACATAATCTAAGTTGTTTATATTGGTGTATTATTCTAGAGATCGAAGCTTTTTATACTGGTGTTTTATACAAAATCTAAGTTGTTTATACTAGTGTGTTATACTATCGGTCAAAGTTGTTTATATTGGTGTGTTATACGGAATCTAAGTTGTTTATACTAGTGTGTTATACTGGCgatcgaagttgtttatactggtGTGTTATACAGAATGTATGTTATTTATATTGGTGTATTATACATAATCTAAACTAtgggtgagcaaattaaccaccataaccgataaccgaaccataaccgacataaccgaaccactaataaccgataaccaatataaccaatggttatggttatgaaactttgtataaccgctcaatcggttatggttatggttatgaagctttggttaaccgaatataaccgaaaccgaaccgaaattgttatgttaactttatataatagatttgtgttttacaaaaccatatagaggatttttactaagataaaagtatgttagtaacaaaatgatcttgatatagatgtcatttattttgataaagaaatAAGGTGTTATGACCATAATtctttttgtttgagaattaccttattaaaaagaactctaaattggtagtttaaccaaaaagtttagtcttcgttatcttataaaataggctcaagctaagttcaaatcgtgcacaaccctatttatttcaaaccttgcttggttacttaaccgaaattaaccaaaaccgaaccataaccgacttcataaccgattaatcataaccgaagtttggttatggttatggttaccaaaactccataaccgaactagcggttatggttatggataATAGtgaaaaccgacccaaaccgacccatgcacacccctaatcTAAACTATTTATACCAGCGTGTTATACAGAAATGTAAGTTGTATACACttgtaactgataaaacacaatgtgaaTAAACTAAtaactgctaaaacacaacgtcaagaatttGTTGATGAGTGATCACATGTCATGTTAATTttcttctatatatatatatatatatatatatatatatccaaaatcAGTACCAAAACAAAAGTAAATCAGAGAATACTAAATCGAATACCTTAATCAATCATCAACTAACAATCATTGAACTGCTAACAAAATAAGAACAATCGAAAAAAAATCAGAACATTAACGAAATTAGGCGAGTGTAACAACAAAGAAGAATAATCGAAGCACGTATTAGACATTACCGTCGATTTAATGTCTTCCAATCCGATGTTTGTTGATCTAAAGTGTTGGAGGGATCTTAATCGCCGTGTTCGACATTACCGTCAAACATGCTCCTGTCGCAGCAATATCGGGAACGTAAATTTACTAAATATTCTGAATTGATATCATGTCTTCTGGTCGCGGAGCA comes from the Helianthus annuus cultivar XRQ/B chromosome 4, HanXRQr2.0-SUNRISE, whole genome shotgun sequence genome and includes:
- the LOC110935927 gene encoding DExH-box ATP-dependent RNA helicase DExH18, mitochondrial-like, with translation MFMLLSAHRWLIWHQILLRRTVFQMVWPVLRLSSKGIFIQHYECGERGHLSLACPKKQASDVANSIQVANDMEVEKADLAVVGKEASDNADAGRAGRRGSIYLDGLTTTLHLDDLDYLIECLQKLFDEVKKVGLFPFYEQVELFTGQITDVTFFELLEKFGENCRLDGSYFLCKHNHIKKVANMLEKVQGLSLEDRFNFCFAPVNIRDPKAIFTKICSIVLSKRAS